In a single window of the Pseudomonadota bacterium genome:
- a CDS encoding tetratricopeptide repeat protein, giving the protein MPIAALAVVARFAAALALLPILACAGHAPLRGPAAVHQRRGTQLLAAGQVDRAEAELALALEYRPRSPEVLNGLGLVAHQRGQFNAALARFRAAVVQDDEFAEAHNNVGVILLKRGDHGEAAQSFRAALAIDPGYVNARFNLALSLLRLGRLGAASFELRKLITLAPWLAAARAELGCVLVQRGKAAAADRELRAALELDRGLGAAHRCVGQLLRLRGDLAAAEPSLREAVRLDPSDAAALYELAVALVLLGRRDAAEAELWRVVRRQPAWAPGHFVLGHVLATAQQWQQAEQRLRRAVRLVPQYAAAQLLLGDVLVRRGQPERARDPYRRFLAEAPPDLRPETERVRRWLASASPDRDAPRL; this is encoded by the coding sequence CCTGCGCCGGGCACGCGCCCTTGCGGGGTCCTGCCGCCGTCCACCAGCGGCGCGGCACGCAGCTGCTCGCCGCCGGGCAGGTGGACCGTGCTGAGGCCGAGCTAGCGCTGGCGCTCGAGTACCGGCCCCGCAGTCCCGAGGTGCTCAACGGGCTCGGTCTGGTGGCGCACCAACGAGGGCAGTTCAACGCGGCGCTCGCTCGCTTTCGCGCCGCCGTGGTGCAGGACGACGAATTCGCCGAGGCGCACAACAACGTGGGCGTCATCTTGTTGAAGCGCGGCGATCACGGCGAGGCCGCGCAGTCGTTTCGCGCGGCGCTCGCCATCGACCCCGGCTACGTCAACGCGCGCTTCAACCTGGCGCTGAGCCTCCTGCGGCTCGGTCGGCTCGGTGCCGCGAGCTTCGAGCTGCGCAAGCTGATCACGCTGGCCCCGTGGCTGGCCGCGGCGCGGGCCGAGCTCGGCTGCGTGCTCGTGCAGCGCGGGAAGGCTGCCGCAGCCGACCGCGAGCTGCGCGCGGCGCTCGAACTGGATCGCGGGCTCGGCGCCGCCCATCGATGTGTTGGCCAGCTCCTCCGCCTTCGTGGCGACCTGGCCGCCGCGGAGCCATCACTGCGCGAGGCAGTCAGGCTCGATCCGAGCGATGCGGCGGCGCTCTATGAGCTCGCGGTCGCCCTCGTGCTGCTCGGCCGGAGGGACGCCGCTGAGGCTGAGCTTTGGCGGGTCGTCCGGCGCCAACCGGCGTGGGCGCCCGGTCACTTCGTGCTCGGTCACGTCCTGGCGACGGCCCAGCAGTGGCAGCAGGCGGAGCAGCGCCTGCGTCGGGCCGTGCGCCTGGTACCCCAGTACGCCGCGGCGCAGCTGCTCCTCGGCGATGTCTTGGTCCGACGGGGCCAGCCTGAGCGGGCGCGCGATCCCTATCGTCGCTTCTTGGCCGAGGCTCCGCCGGACCTCCGCCCGGAGACCGAGCGGGTTCGGCGTTGGTTGGCCTCTGCGTCGCCCGATCGCGACGCGCCGAGGCTCTGA
- a CDS encoding FHA domain-containing protein, with product MTVFCLSVRRRSGAPSGATSFVYRFERAEIVIGRSASADVQLPDEGVSLVHARLRLEGAALVVEDLGSTNGTRLDGRRLVEGRAVELRAGSVLELGDYVLEVAADRAERPLTTPQRTASYARAMAREALMAGAVAPGAPFLEVMSGPQRGERLELNPGSAPLIGRGIGCQLVLTDADASREHARFSADLAGATLIDLGSKNGSFVNGQRVRGELALCHGDELRIGNVLLRYRDPVEEVLARLRGPVGAGVGASSPEPPPSTRQTAGELRDPDSATPLSPGAAFELSAASVQAGPQHTGSRRAPTPARGAYDWVYWLCGAMLVLGAAALIAYLAL from the coding sequence GTGACGGTTTTTTGCCTCAGTGTGCGTCGACGCAGTGGCGCCCCGTCCGGGGCGACGAGCTTCGTCTACCGCTTCGAGCGCGCCGAGATCGTCATCGGCCGCTCAGCCTCGGCGGACGTTCAGCTCCCCGACGAGGGCGTCTCGCTGGTCCACGCGCGACTCCGTCTTGAGGGTGCAGCCCTCGTCGTCGAAGACCTCGGATCGACCAATGGCACGCGCCTGGACGGCCGGCGGCTGGTGGAAGGTCGCGCGGTCGAGCTGCGTGCCGGCTCGGTCCTCGAACTCGGCGACTACGTGCTGGAGGTGGCTGCCGATCGGGCAGAGCGCCCGCTGACGACGCCGCAGCGCACGGCCAGCTATGCCCGCGCCATGGCTCGCGAGGCCCTGATGGCCGGAGCGGTCGCGCCTGGGGCGCCCTTCCTGGAGGTGATGTCAGGGCCGCAGCGGGGCGAGCGTCTCGAGCTCAACCCTGGCAGCGCGCCGCTGATTGGCCGCGGCATTGGATGCCAGCTGGTCTTGACCGACGCCGATGCGAGTCGCGAGCACGCGCGCTTCAGCGCCGATCTGGCGGGGGCCACGCTGATTGACCTCGGCAGCAAGAACGGGTCGTTCGTCAACGGGCAGCGCGTCCGCGGTGAGCTGGCGCTTTGCCACGGCGACGAGCTGCGGATTGGCAATGTGCTCTTGCGCTATCGGGACCCCGTGGAGGAGGTGCTCGCTCGGCTCCGCGGACCGGTCGGTGCGGGGGTGGGAGCGTCCAGCCCCGAGCCCCCGCCGAGCACCCGGCAGACTGCGGGCGAGCTGCGCGACCCGGACTCGGCGACCCCGCTATCCCCAGGCGCTGCCTTTGAGCTCTCTGCTGCGTCGGTGCAAGCAGGTCCGCAGCATACCGGCTCCCGCCGCGCGCCGACGCCAGCGCGTGGTGCGTACGACTGGGTCTACTGGCTCTGCGGCGCCATGCTCGTGCTCGGAGCTGCGGCGTTGATCGCGTATCTGGCGCTATGA
- the ffh gene encoding signal recognition particle protein, which translates to MLETLSKGFRAAREQLAGVTELNESNIDEALRQVRLSLLEADVEFKVTKNFLERVKDKALGETVKLRARAKGRKIKVSPSQHFVKICQDELAALMGPADASLTFAKKGPTCIMMVGLQGSGKTTTTAKLARYLEKKRRKPMLVAADVYRPAAVEQLKVLGERLTLPVHAEPGADPPTICENAVQEAHRRGRDVVLLDTAGRLAIDEALMQELEEIKLRCRPANIFLVVDAMMGQDAVQTARVFHERLTLSGVILTKLDGDARGGAALSIKAVTGAPIKFLGIGESLDKLEEFRPEGLASRILGMGDVVGLMRDFEEVVDAEQAERDAMEMLRGQFDMSDFLKQIKTIKKMGSLADLFDKMPFFPNGLPEGLVLDDRELPKIEAIIHSMTEEERRHPEVFLVKTKERAGSPPELQFNSGRVKRVARGAGRSDREVHELLEKYSMMKQMMLEMGSNLGLIGKIPGLKQLAQLKQMAGLDVEKLMQTMGMPGAPQAEARHHFRPPQTSAGRAKNKHKRKLARDARKKRR; encoded by the coding sequence ATGTTGGAGACATTGAGCAAGGGATTCCGCGCCGCTCGCGAGCAACTCGCCGGCGTGACCGAGCTGAACGAGAGCAACATCGACGAGGCCCTGCGCCAGGTGCGCCTCTCGCTGCTCGAGGCCGACGTCGAGTTCAAGGTCACCAAGAACTTCCTCGAGCGGGTCAAGGACAAGGCGCTCGGCGAGACGGTCAAGCTGCGGGCGAGGGCCAAGGGCCGCAAGATCAAGGTCTCCCCGAGTCAGCATTTCGTAAAGATCTGCCAAGATGAGCTCGCCGCGCTGATGGGCCCGGCGGATGCCTCCCTCACCTTCGCCAAGAAGGGGCCGACCTGCATCATGATGGTCGGGCTGCAGGGCTCGGGAAAAACCACCACCACCGCCAAGCTGGCTCGGTACCTCGAGAAGAAGCGCCGCAAGCCGATGCTCGTCGCGGCAGACGTCTACCGCCCGGCCGCCGTGGAGCAGCTCAAGGTCCTCGGCGAACGCCTGACGCTTCCGGTTCACGCCGAGCCCGGCGCCGATCCGCCGACCATCTGCGAGAACGCCGTCCAGGAAGCGCACCGCCGCGGCCGCGACGTCGTGCTGCTCGACACGGCGGGTCGCCTGGCGATCGACGAGGCGCTGATGCAGGAGCTGGAGGAGATCAAGCTGCGCTGCCGCCCGGCCAACATCTTCCTCGTCGTCGACGCGATGATGGGCCAGGACGCCGTGCAGACAGCGCGCGTCTTTCACGAGCGCCTGACGCTCAGCGGCGTGATCCTCACCAAGCTCGATGGCGATGCGCGCGGCGGCGCCGCCCTCAGCATCAAGGCGGTCACCGGTGCGCCGATCAAGTTTCTCGGGATCGGCGAGTCGCTGGACAAGCTCGAGGAGTTCCGCCCGGAAGGCCTCGCCTCGCGCATCCTCGGCATGGGCGACGTCGTCGGGCTAATGCGCGACTTCGAGGAGGTCGTCGACGCGGAGCAGGCCGAGCGCGACGCCATGGAGATGCTGCGCGGGCAGTTCGACATGTCGGACTTCCTGAAGCAGATCAAGACCATCAAGAAGATGGGCTCCCTTGCCGATCTCTTCGACAAGATGCCCTTCTTTCCCAACGGCCTGCCCGAAGGCCTTGTCCTTGACGATCGCGAGCTGCCGAAGATCGAGGCCATCATTCACTCGATGACCGAGGAGGAACGGCGGCATCCCGAGGTCTTCCTGGTGAAGACAAAGGAGCGAGCAGGCAGCCCACCGGAGCTCCAGTTCAATAGCGGGCGCGTCAAGCGCGTCGCGCGAGGCGCGGGACGCAGCGATCGCGAGGTGCACGAGCTACTCGAGAAGTACTCGATGATGAAGCAGATGATGCTGGAGATGGGCTCCAACCTCGGACTGATCGGCAAGATTCCCGGATTGAAGCAGCTCGCCCAACTCAAGCAGATGGCGGGGCTCGACGTCGAGAAGCTGATGCAAACGATGGGCATGCCGGGTGCGCCCCAGGCGGAGGCGCGCCATCACTTTCGTCCGCCCCAGACCTCGGCCGGACGGGCCAAGAACAAGCATAAGCGCAAGCTCGCGCGCGACGCGCGCAAGAAGCGCCGTTAG
- a CDS encoding HEAT repeat domain-containing protein gives MNARISSMLVQRGIVDVATLQEALALQAIRGGTLDTALLEGAQAEEAVLIDCLSESSGWPPGSPQAIDPSDPALAATLPVDTARRLACCPIARRDGQVLLLCSDATDAAGLARLRAEHSEALVPLASTEVRVEQARAVVYGLTLSPRFVALLERLGPVPPIVVGKADRAEPPASVGQGRGPAQAAVTEGAACRPALAALSTAEGKALFLAADDLAILPGTLAQSSEATPPDPTAGAEADSDLAQGVDEVTTPGIERIDALLPGVARQFIEQASDRDDVLLYLLRGAHSLLPAVQIFAARSNRLQGLIAVVGGELDRSAVRRRRIPLSLPSLLSEACHQLEPYLGPLTDSAGNATAMLRAEVLSSQVVLVPVAVGGKAICLLIGHDPTDAPLAAGVLEPLRALAQAAATALGRLIAEQRRQSAEFPSRAAATAARRPAQDPRTPADAPRSHAPETVRSPTRVSRRRQRARVAPAPLRRPAENAGPAAETPAANTPAGALPIEALVAAIAQRGPQHGALTAELRRREASALAWLMERFPGPSIPAEARVDAPSPSAETQPILYALSLLGRRVLPALASELTSEDEGRRLGATLLLGELVDAEAIALLALRLRDASPLVRAAACRAVLRIRRHDQLADARDELRTDLAHPEPRRQAAAMVALGALGDNVAAPSLIALLRDPRAEVAQAARLALALLTKQDFHDDVAAWTAWWARHRTRPHTEWLIEALTHPALELRQAAALELYETTGGDLAYDASAPAPALLAAQERWRRWWATQRRSQNPDHGATRGKRHT, from the coding sequence ATGAACGCGCGGATCAGCTCGATGCTGGTGCAGCGGGGCATTGTCGACGTGGCGACCCTGCAGGAGGCCCTCGCGCTCCAGGCCATCCGCGGCGGCACCCTCGACACTGCGCTGCTGGAGGGCGCGCAAGCCGAGGAGGCCGTGCTGATCGATTGCCTCAGCGAGAGCAGCGGTTGGCCCCCGGGTTCGCCGCAGGCAATCGATCCGTCGGACCCCGCGCTGGCCGCGACGCTGCCGGTCGACACCGCGCGACGCCTGGCGTGCTGCCCGATCGCGCGGCGCGACGGCCAGGTGCTGCTCCTCTGCTCCGACGCCACGGACGCGGCCGGACTAGCCCGGTTGCGTGCTGAACATAGCGAGGCGCTGGTGCCCTTGGCCAGCACGGAGGTCCGCGTCGAACAGGCGCGGGCGGTGGTCTACGGACTGACGCTATCGCCCCGCTTTGTCGCGCTGCTCGAGCGCCTGGGTCCCGTGCCACCGATCGTCGTCGGGAAGGCGGACCGGGCAGAGCCGCCAGCCAGCGTCGGCCAGGGGCGCGGACCGGCGCAGGCCGCGGTGACCGAAGGCGCGGCCTGCCGGCCGGCACTCGCAGCGCTCAGCACCGCGGAGGGCAAAGCGCTCTTTCTCGCTGCCGACGATCTCGCGATTCTGCCGGGCACGCTCGCCCAAAGCAGCGAGGCGACACCACCTGATCCAACCGCAGGCGCCGAGGCCGACTCCGACCTCGCGCAGGGCGTCGACGAAGTGACCACCCCCGGGATCGAGCGCATCGACGCCCTCCTCCCCGGCGTGGCGCGCCAGTTCATCGAGCAGGCCTCGGATCGTGACGACGTCCTGCTCTACCTGCTGCGCGGAGCGCACTCCCTGCTGCCTGCCGTCCAGATCTTCGCGGCGCGCAGCAACCGACTGCAGGGGCTGATCGCTGTCGTCGGTGGGGAGCTCGACCGCAGCGCCGTCCGCCGGCGCCGCATCCCGCTCAGCCTGCCATCGTTGCTGTCTGAGGCCTGTCACCAGCTCGAGCCCTACCTTGGCCCATTGACCGACAGCGCCGGCAACGCCACGGCGATGCTGCGCGCAGAGGTGCTGAGTTCGCAGGTCGTGTTGGTGCCCGTGGCTGTCGGCGGCAAGGCGATCTGCTTGCTTATCGGGCATGACCCCACCGATGCCCCGCTCGCGGCGGGAGTGCTCGAACCCCTGCGCGCGCTGGCCCAAGCGGCCGCCACTGCGCTCGGCCGGCTGATCGCCGAGCAGCGCCGCCAGAGCGCCGAGTTCCCGTCGAGGGCCGCAGCGACCGCCGCGCGTCGGCCGGCGCAGGATCCACGCACGCCGGCCGACGCGCCACGGTCGCATGCGCCGGAAACAGTGCGCTCACCGACGCGCGTGAGTCGGCGGCGCCAACGCGCTCGCGTGGCTCCTGCGCCGCTCCGGCGTCCCGCGGAAAACGCGGGACCCGCGGCCGAGACGCCGGCCGCCAACACGCCCGCAGGAGCGCTGCCGATCGAGGCGCTGGTCGCCGCGATCGCGCAGCGCGGCCCGCAGCACGGGGCTTTAACCGCCGAGCTGCGGCGCCGCGAGGCCAGCGCTCTGGCCTGGCTGATGGAGCGCTTTCCCGGCCCGTCGATCCCCGCGGAAGCGCGCGTTGACGCGCCATCGCCGTCGGCTGAGACCCAACCCATCCTCTACGCGCTCTCGTTGCTGGGGCGACGGGTGCTTCCGGCGCTGGCATCGGAACTGACGAGCGAGGACGAGGGGCGGCGCCTCGGCGCAACCCTGCTGCTCGGCGAGCTCGTCGACGCTGAGGCGATTGCGCTGCTCGCTCTGCGGCTGCGCGACGCCAGCCCGCTCGTGCGCGCGGCGGCATGCCGCGCCGTGCTGCGCATCCGGCGCCACGATCAGCTAGCGGACGCCCGCGACGAGCTACGCACAGATCTCGCGCACCCAGAGCCACGGCGTCAGGCTGCGGCCATGGTCGCCCTGGGGGCACTTGGCGACAACGTCGCCGCGCCCTCCTTAATCGCGCTCTTGCGCGACCCTCGCGCAGAGGTGGCGCAAGCGGCCCGCCTAGCGCTGGCGCTGCTCACCAAGCAGGACTTCCATGACGACGTCGCGGCGTGGACCGCGTGGTGGGCCCGGCACCGTACGCGCCCGCACACCGAGTGGCTGATCGAGGCGCTGACGCACCCGGCGCTGGAGCTGCGCCAGGCAGCCGCCCTCGAGCTCTATGAAACCACGGGCGGCGACCTCGCCTACGACGCGAGCGCCCCAGCGCCCGCGCTGCTCGCCGCCCAGGAGCGTTGGCGCCGCTGGTGGGCGACCCAACGCCGGAGCCAGAACCCTGACCACGGAGCCACGCGGGGCAAGCGGCACACCTGA
- a CDS encoding RDD family protein codes for MFEGASLAPSPVDGPTASAAAATAATRSADAPVVYVVGIWRRAAAALIDALALLPLLLLAAWVTTWVAPRVTAQALPQRHAEIVIELLLRGDPALVALLVIFALLGTLYQVVFIAALGATPGLRLLRATVIDTFGARPSAWRVLLRCAGQALGLLLLGLGLLWAAFDAEKRGLQDWLAGTYVIRRASARGR; via the coding sequence ATGTTTGAAGGCGCTTCGCTCGCACCGTCCCCGGTCGACGGTCCCACCGCCTCCGCCGCCGCAGCAACAGCCGCCACGCGCAGCGCCGACGCACCCGTGGTCTACGTCGTCGGCATCTGGCGCCGCGCGGCAGCCGCGCTGATCGATGCGCTCGCGCTGCTGCCCCTGCTGCTGCTGGCGGCCTGGGTTACGACCTGGGTCGCGCCGCGCGTGACGGCGCAGGCACTGCCGCAGCGGCACGCCGAAATCGTGATCGAGCTACTCTTGCGCGGAGACCCCGCGCTGGTCGCCCTGTTGGTCATCTTCGCGCTGCTCGGCACTCTTTATCAGGTGGTGTTCATCGCCGCCCTTGGCGCCACGCCTGGGCTTCGCCTGCTGCGCGCGACCGTCATCGACACGTTCGGCGCCCGACCCAGTGCCTGGCGCGTGCTGCTGCGCTGCGCCGGACAGGCGCTCGGGCTGCTCTTGCTGGGGTTGGGACTGCTTTGGGCCGCCTTCGATGCCGAGAAGCGCGGCCTGCAGGATTGGCTGGCCGGCACCTACGTCATCCGCCGCGCGTCGGCGAGGGGAAGATGA
- a CDS encoding 16S rRNA (uracil(1498)-N(3))-methyltransferase encodes MKHLFVAPEDITAEGVRLRGDDFHHVVRVLRLRPGADLALVDGTGMRYTGRLARIDRREAWVTLDERQLLAPDPPPRLLLIDGLARSERTHWVLQKATELGVDEFVPALCARSVARPSDVATKLERWQEIARQAARQCERARLPLIHPPRPWASALTQVPNEALRLVAMPGASGLAALETRLRDEANAVAIAVGPEGGLTAEELQQARDAGFEPVALGPRILRTETAAIALLALAAYLSGRLAD; translated from the coding sequence GTGAAACACCTCTTCGTCGCTCCCGAGGACATCACGGCCGAGGGTGTGCGACTGCGCGGTGACGATTTCCACCACGTGGTGCGGGTCCTGCGACTCCGCCCCGGCGCCGACCTCGCGCTCGTCGACGGGACGGGGATGCGCTACACGGGGCGCCTGGCGCGGATTGATCGCCGCGAAGCCTGGGTCACCCTCGACGAGCGGCAGCTGTTGGCGCCTGACCCGCCACCGCGCCTGCTGCTGATCGACGGCCTGGCACGCAGCGAACGCACCCATTGGGTGCTGCAGAAGGCGACCGAGCTGGGCGTCGACGAGTTCGTGCCGGCGCTCTGCGCGCGCAGCGTGGCCCGCCCATCCGACGTGGCCACCAAGCTCGAGCGCTGGCAGGAGATTGCGCGCCAGGCCGCCCGCCAATGCGAGCGCGCGCGCTTGCCCTTGATCCACCCGCCGCGCCCCTGGGCAAGCGCCTTGACGCAGGTGCCGAACGAGGCGCTGCGCCTGGTCGCGATGCCGGGCGCGAGCGGACTGGCAGCCCTCGAAACGCGGCTCCGCGACGAGGCGAACGCGGTGGCGATCGCGGTCGGCCCCGAGGGCGGTCTGACGGCCGAGGAGCTGCAACAGGCCCGCGACGCCGGCTTCGAGCCCGTGGCGCTGGGGCCCCGCATCTTGCGCACCGAGACGGCGGCCATCGCCCTGCTGGCTTTGGCCGCCTATCTCTCGGGGCGCCTCGCGGACTGA
- a CDS encoding 50S ribosomal protein L11 methyltransferase, whose amino-acid sequence MNSLAKLSFRVPEAAAPAVAQLLMDRVGPGLEQRDDGTLSPPPPGTIELMVWVPEADVASHVEHVERLVASLAQLDVAANDVSWQTDAVATEDWWEAYKQSFRAMRVGRHFLIRPSWDAEAAVAAGDRLIELDPGMAFGTGGHASTRLALSAIERLDQRGHLPHAALDVGCGAGILALAAVKVWPELQAQAIDDDPIAVRVCRENIARNQLEARVTVTQQDGAAITGSYDLVLANLSFDVLTALKPTLTQALSATGRLVLSGLLAEQAATIARQYGAELALEVEYSEEDSGWRGLLLRRRA is encoded by the coding sequence GTGAACAGCCTGGCCAAGCTCTCCTTCCGCGTCCCCGAGGCAGCGGCCCCCGCCGTCGCTCAGCTGCTGATGGATCGCGTCGGACCCGGCCTCGAGCAGCGCGATGACGGCACGCTCTCGCCGCCCCCTCCCGGAACGATCGAGCTCATGGTCTGGGTGCCGGAGGCGGACGTGGCCTCTCACGTGGAACACGTCGAGCGCCTCGTGGCCTCGCTGGCCCAATTGGACGTCGCCGCCAATGACGTCTCGTGGCAGACCGATGCGGTCGCGACCGAAGACTGGTGGGAGGCCTACAAGCAGAGCTTTCGCGCGATGCGTGTCGGTCGGCACTTCTTGATTCGCCCGAGCTGGGATGCAGAGGCGGCGGTTGCGGCCGGCGATCGCCTGATCGAGTTGGATCCCGGCATGGCGTTTGGCACGGGGGGCCATGCCAGCACCCGGCTCGCGCTCAGCGCGATCGAGCGCCTCGACCAGCGCGGTCATCTGCCGCACGCGGCGCTCGACGTCGGCTGCGGAGCGGGCATTCTCGCGCTCGCCGCCGTCAAGGTCTGGCCCGAGCTCCAGGCGCAGGCCATCGACGACGACCCGATCGCCGTACGCGTCTGCCGCGAGAACATCGCCCGCAACCAGCTCGAGGCGCGGGTGACGGTGACGCAGCAGGACGGCGCGGCGATCACCGGGAGCTACGATCTGGTTCTCGCCAACCTCAGTTTCGACGTACTGACAGCGCTCAAGCCCACGCTGACCCAGGCGCTCAGCGCGACCGGGCGACTGGTGCTGAGCGGCCTGCTGGCCGAGCAGGCGGCGACCATCGCCCGTCAATACGGCGCCGAGCTGGCCCTCGAAGTGGAGTACAGCGAGGAGGATAGCGGTTGGCGCGGCCTGTTGCTGCGACGCCGTGCCTGA
- the malQ gene encoding 4-alpha-glucanotransferase yields MTSPMSDQAPPDPDLLARLAEGYGIEPHYYDIWGALHRVGPEATQALLHAMGLSVASTAEVGAELRAHDEGRWRRPLPAALVLQEAGASPLRLKLSLPRVVERGRLRWRLCLEDGQRYEALVRPRELAVVGERAIDGEAYACYAIELPVNLPLGYHQLVLQQWRGRHCRESETTLIVVPPKCYQPQAIADGRRVWGLSLQLYGLRSEPQWGIGDFGDLRRAVELGHALGAALVGLNPLHALFAHNPLHRSPYAPSSRLFLNALYVDVAAVPELDECEEARRSVQSPEFQRRLEQARQAEFVDYRLVAAIKRPVLEQLFQHFRTAHEQPATQRGLDFAAFVAAGGEALRLHAVYEALQESLWHELGMIGGWPWWPERFRDPASPAVAAFAAAHAERVLFFQYLQWLADQQLAAVGTRCFQLGMGVGLYADLAVSTDRGGAETWAAQQVYAMSASVGAPPDDFSPTGQDWGLPPMIPHLLAERAYRPFIAVLRQNMRHAGALRIDHVMGLMRLFWVPPGGSAADGAYVRYPFEELLGIVALESHRNHCLLIGEDLGTVPDEVREAMQRFGLLSYRPMLFQRGAMGEFLPPQAYPQAALVAVSTHDLPTLQGYWRGRDVEVRAALGHYGSDDQVRQQHDARAGDRWQLLTALQRQGLLPAGVGTNAAALPELSGPVVAAIHRYLARCPSQVMVVQCEDLLGVGEQANLPGTTDEHANWQRRLPLPLEQLRAQPMVAEVVQVLAQEQRSSGA; encoded by the coding sequence ATGACCAGTCCCATGAGCGATCAAGCACCGCCAGATCCTGACCTGCTCGCGCGCCTGGCCGAGGGCTACGGGATCGAGCCGCACTACTACGATATCTGGGGCGCGCTGCATCGCGTGGGGCCTGAGGCTACCCAGGCGCTGCTGCACGCGATGGGGCTCTCCGTCGCAAGCACGGCGGAGGTCGGGGCTGAGCTGCGTGCGCACGACGAAGGTCGGTGGCGTCGCCCGCTGCCGGCCGCGCTCGTGCTGCAGGAGGCAGGCGCGTCCCCACTCAGGCTGAAGCTCTCGCTTCCGCGGGTCGTGGAACGGGGGCGCTTGCGCTGGCGGCTGTGTCTGGAGGATGGCCAGCGCTACGAGGCCTTGGTGCGGCCGCGCGAGCTGGCGGTGGTTGGAGAGCGCGCGATCGATGGCGAGGCCTACGCATGCTATGCGATCGAGCTGCCGGTCAATCTCCCGCTCGGCTACCACCAGCTCGTCCTGCAGCAGTGGCGCGGACGGCATTGTCGCGAGTCGGAGACGACCCTGATCGTCGTTCCGCCGAAATGTTATCAGCCGCAGGCCATCGCCGACGGACGCCGCGTCTGGGGGCTGTCGCTTCAGCTCTATGGGCTGCGCTCGGAGCCGCAGTGGGGGATCGGCGATTTCGGCGATTTGCGGCGTGCGGTCGAGCTCGGGCACGCGCTCGGCGCCGCGCTCGTTGGCCTCAATCCGTTGCACGCGCTCTTCGCCCACAATCCGCTGCACCGCAGTCCCTATGCGCCATCGAGTCGACTCTTTCTCAACGCGCTCTATGTCGATGTCGCCGCCGTGCCCGAGCTCGACGAATGCGAGGAGGCGCGCCGCAGCGTGCAGTCCCCCGAGTTCCAGCGGCGGCTCGAGCAAGCCCGCCAGGCCGAGTTCGTCGACTATCGCCTGGTCGCGGCCATCAAGCGGCCCGTGCTCGAGCAGCTCTTTCAGCACTTCCGCACGGCGCATGAGCAGCCGGCCACGCAGCGCGGTTTGGACTTCGCGGCCTTCGTCGCCGCTGGCGGCGAGGCGCTGCGCCTGCACGCGGTCTACGAGGCACTGCAGGAATCCCTTTGGCATGAACTGGGGATGATCGGCGGCTGGCCGTGGTGGCCGGAGCGCTTTCGCGACCCGGCGTCGCCCGCGGTCGCTGCCTTCGCCGCCGCGCACGCTGAACGCGTGCTCTTCTTCCAATACCTGCAATGGCTGGCCGATCAGCAGCTCGCCGCGGTCGGCACCCGCTGCTTTCAGCTCGGGATGGGGGTCGGCCTCTACGCCGATCTCGCCGTCAGCACGGATCGGGGCGGCGCCGAGACCTGGGCCGCGCAGCAGGTCTATGCGATGTCCGCCTCGGTCGGCGCGCCACCCGACGACTTCAGTCCGACGGGCCAGGACTGGGGGCTGCCCCCGATGATTCCGCATCTGCTCGCCGAGCGCGCCTACAGGCCCTTCATCGCCGTGCTGCGGCAGAACATGCGCCACGCCGGTGCGCTGCGCATCGACCACGTGATGGGCCTGATGCGCCTCTTCTGGGTGCCGCCCGGTGGATCGGCTGCCGACGGTGCCTATGTCCGCTACCCCTTCGAGGAGCTGCTGGGGATCGTGGCGCTAGAGAGCCACCGCAACCACTGCCTGTTGATCGGCGAGGACCTCGGCACGGTGCCCGATGAGGTGCGCGAAGCGATGCAGCGCTTCGGCCTGTTGTCCTACCGGCCGATGCTCTTTCAGCGCGGTGCCATGGGGGAGTTCCTGCCGCCCCAGGCCTATCCTCAGGCGGCCCTGGTGGCTGTCTCTACCCACGATCTTCCGACCCTGCAGGGGTATTGGCGCGGACGCGACGTCGAGGTCCGCGCGGCTCTGGGACATTACGGCTCCGACGACCAGGTGCGTCAGCAACACGATGCACGCGCGGGCGATCGCTGGCAGCTGCTGACGGCGCTCCAACGGCAGGGCCTCCTGCCCGCCGGGGTGGGGACCAACGCTGCGGCCTTGCCCGAGCTGAGTGGCCCCGTCGTGGCCGCGATCCACCGCTACCTCGCGCGCTGCCCGTCGCAGGTGATGGTCGTCCAATGCGAAGATCTTCTCGGGGTTGGCGAGCAGGCCAACCTGCCCGGCACGACCGACGAGCACGCGAACTGGCAGCGTCGCCTCCCTTTGCCCCTGGAGCAGCTTCGCGCGCAGCCGATGGTCGCCGAGGTCGTGCAGGTGCTGGCGCAGGAGCAGCGATCCTCCGGGGCTTGA